A genomic window from Salvelinus sp. IW2-2015 linkage group LG13, ASM291031v2, whole genome shotgun sequence includes:
- the LOC111972046 gene encoding hyaluronan and proteoglycan link protein 3 isoform X2, with protein sequence MQCSAVRMLNLLRPLLVVWMYLVSSHAAPRYNNGFFYHDIMNGDGNGEIYFNGVRLHVESPEPSVSAARGSNVTLPCHYRYEPEINGPRRTRVKWSWLPTNGASTTTHETDVMVAMGNRHRSYGSFQGRVRLRRAAPGDMSLVIKELHLNDTGRYRCEVIDGLEDESVTVELELRGVVFPYHSQKGRYHFNFLGAQRACEEQDSTLATFDQLFVAWEEGLDWCNAGWLADGTAQYPITTPREPCGGVDLAPGLRSYGQRHRHLHHFDAFCFSAAPKGTVYFLKDPHELNFTEAVAACTTDGGLIAKVGQLYAAWRFMGLDRCDAGWLADGSIRYPIAKARPNCGPSEPGVRNLGFPPLHQKYSVYCNR encoded by the exons ATGCAGTGTTCCGCGGTGAGGATGTTGAACCTACTACGCCCCCTACTGGTCGTCTGGATGTACCTCGTCTCCAGCCACGCCGCCCCAAGATACAACAACGGCTTTTTCTACCACGACATCATGAACGGCGATGGCAACGGAGAGA TCTATTTCAACGGTGTGCGTCTCCACGTGGAGTCCCCCGAGCCCTCTGTGTCGGCGGCCAGGGGTAGTAATGTTACCCTGCCCTGTCACTACCGCTACGAACCCGAGATCAACGGCCCCCGTCGGACCCGGGTCAAATGGTCTTGGCTGCCCACCAACGGCGCCAGCACGACCACCCATGAGACCGACGTGATGGTCGCCATGGGCAACCGTCACCGTAGCTACGGCAGCTTCCAGGGGAGGGTGCGCCTGCGTCGGGCTGCTCCAGGGGACATGTCGCTGGTGATCAAGGAGCTGCACCTGAACGACACGGGCCGCTACCGCTGTGAGGTCATCGACGGGCTGGAGGACGAAAGCGTGACGGTGGAGCTGGAGctgcgag GAGTGGTATTTCCCTACCACTCCCAGAAGGGCCGCTACCATTTCAACTTCCTGGGGGCCCAACGTGCGTGTGAGGAGCAGGATTCGACCCTGGCCACCTTCGACCAGCTCTTTGTCGCCTGGGAGGAGGGGCTCGACTGGTGCAACGCCGGCTGGTTGGCTGATGGGACGGCTCAGTACCCAATCACCACACCGCGGGAGCCCTGTGGGGGCGTGGACTTAGCCCCTGGTCTCCGTAGTTATGGACAACGCCACCGCCACCTCCACCACTTTGATGCCTTCTGTTTCTCAGCTGCCCCcaagg GGacagtttacttcctgaaagATCCCCATGAGCTCAACTTCACCGAAGCGGTGGCGGCGTGCACCACAGACGGCGGTCTCATCGCAAAGGTGGGCCAGCTCTATGCCGCCTGGCGGTTCATGGGATTGGACCGCTGCGACGCAGGCTGGTTGGCTGATGGGAGCATCCGTTACCCCATTGCAAAGGCCCGCCCTAACTGTGGCCCTTCAGAACCGGGGGTGCGGAATTTGGGATTCCCCCCTCtgcatcagaaatacagtgtctaCTGCAATCGGTAA